Proteins encoded by one window of Phosphitispora fastidiosa:
- the hypE gene encoding hydrogenase expression/formation protein HypE: MRHDKILLAHGSGGKLSHELVTELFLPVFDNPELNRLDDRAEVQAEGVRLAFTTDSFVVSPPFFPGGDIGKLAVCGTVNDLAMGGANPLWLSTGFIIEEGFAMEKLNAIVLSMKKAADEAGVKIVCGDTKVVERGSLDQIFINTSGIGTVPEGVHISGNRAKPGDKVIINGFIGDHGIAVMAERQGLSFRNQITSDCAPLNTLVAAMLKVSKDIHVLRDPTRGGVATTLNEIAVQSNMGIVLDEKSLPVRDEVMAACEILGFDPLYVANEGKVLAVVPKDVAESVVSAMKKDRYGIDSVIIGEVIADHQGKVVLSTGIGGKRIVDMLVGEQLPRIC; the protein is encoded by the coding sequence ATGAGGCATGACAAAATACTTCTGGCCCATGGCAGCGGAGGGAAGCTATCTCACGAGCTGGTCACGGAACTTTTTTTGCCGGTTTTTGATAACCCGGAACTGAACAGGCTTGATGACCGGGCAGAGGTCCAGGCTGAGGGAGTCAGACTGGCCTTTACCACAGACTCCTTTGTTGTCAGTCCGCCTTTTTTCCCCGGAGGAGATATTGGTAAACTGGCAGTCTGCGGGACGGTAAATGACCTGGCCATGGGTGGTGCAAACCCGCTCTGGCTGAGCACAGGCTTTATAATTGAAGAGGGTTTTGCCATGGAAAAGCTCAATGCTATTGTGCTTTCCATGAAAAAGGCGGCAGATGAGGCCGGGGTGAAGATTGTCTGCGGAGATACCAAGGTCGTTGAACGAGGTTCTTTGGACCAGATATTTATTAACACCTCAGGAATTGGCACAGTGCCTGAAGGTGTCCATATATCAGGCAACCGGGCTAAACCCGGTGACAAGGTGATTATCAATGGTTTTATCGGTGACCATGGGATAGCGGTAATGGCGGAACGCCAGGGCCTGTCCTTCAGGAATCAGATAACAAGTGATTGTGCGCCCTTGAACACTTTGGTCGCTGCAATGCTGAAAGTATCCAAAGATATCCATGTCCTCAGGGACCCAACCAGGGGAGGAGTTGCCACAACCCTCAATGAGATTGCAGTTCAGAGTAATATGGGAATTGTGCTCGACGAGAAATCGCTGCCGGTCAGGGATGAGGTCATGGCTGCCTGTGAGATTCTGGGTTTTGACCCCTTGTATGTTGCCAATGAGGGCAAGGTTCTGGCCGTAGTGCCCAAGGATGTGGCCGAATCAGTGGTTAGCGCCATGAAAAAAGACAGGTATGGCATTGACAGCGTGATTATTGGCGAGGTTATCGCT